From a region of the Lactuca sativa cultivar Salinas chromosome 4, Lsat_Salinas_v11, whole genome shotgun sequence genome:
- the LOC128133736 gene encoding uncharacterized protein LOC128133736, with product MPEPIPVYQPPFPFPSRVALSPPEREHLEFVKHVKGIPINTTFVESLSKIPEYQKLFQALIDTHKQLKKHSKVILSEQSSKVVLGEIPKKMGDLGRLTLPCEFGNNMKKLDIQKLKATRMNIHMANRSVTQPRGIVEDILVKIGKYVFPIDFVVLDMKEDPDVLIILGRSLLNTAGALVDIRKSKLTLRVGDEKEIFGIEDGFQENHAQEEVFTVGEDNELEELENLMEDEIKTIHQVKRTKPRASVPYLVEVIAYKSPLSWVSEEDDEMTSDEEEVTSRMTRKMVK from the exons ATGCCTGAGCCAATTCCGGTTTATCAGCCGCCTTTTCCGTTTCCTTCCCGAGTTGCCCTTAGTCCACCAGAAAGAGAGCATCTAGAGTTTGTTAAGCATGTGAAGGGTATCCCGATTAATACTAcctttgtcgagtccttatccaaaattCCCGAGTATCAAAAATTATTTCAAGCCTTGATAGACACCCATAAGCAATTAAAGAAGCATTCCAAGGTGATTCTAAGTGAGCAAAGCTCAAAAGTAGTGTTGGGAGAGATACCTAAGAAGATGGGGGATcttggacgcctcactcttccatgtgaatTTGGGAATAACATGAAG aagtTGGATATTCAGAAGTTGAAGGCTACACGAATGAAtattcacatggcgaaccgttcagtgacacaGCCCCGGGGCATTGTGGAGGATATTCTGGTAAAAATTGGAAAATatgtttttccaatagattttgtagtgTTGGATATGAAAGAAGATCCCGATGTTCTAATTATCCTTGGTCGTTCATTACTTAACACTGCTGGAGCTCTTGTTGATATTCGCAAGTCTAAGCTCACCTTGAGGGTTGgtgatgaaaaagaaatttttgggataGAGGATGGCTTTCAAGAGAATCATGctcaagaagaggtgttcaccGTTGGTGAAGATAATGAACTTGAAGAATTAGAAAATCTCATGGAAGATGAAATTAAGACAATTCATCAAGTCAAACGAACAAAACCAAGAGCATCTGTTCCATATTTAGTTGAAGTCATTGCTTACAAGAGTCCACTTTCTTGGGTGAGCGAGGAAGATGATgaaatgacaagtgatgaagaagaGGTTACTTCAAGGATGACAAGGAAAATGGTGAAATAA